In Streptomyces roseifaciens, a single genomic region encodes these proteins:
- a CDS encoding flavin reductase family protein — protein MAPSGPVGFTCQAFSALSLNPPQVLLCPGRTSTTWPAIRSVGSFCVNVLAEDQAPISDRFARAGGGRFEGVEWTCSAGGLPVLHGVAAWIECGLRSEYPGGDHTIVRGDVRRLGAIPGSHPLLYFRGQYTRIAEPPADPGGPDI, from the coding sequence GTGGCGCCCTCGGGTCCGGTCGGATTCACCTGCCAGGCCTTTTCGGCGCTCTCCTTGAATCCGCCGCAAGTGCTCCTCTGCCCCGGCCGGACGTCCACGACGTGGCCGGCGATCAGGTCGGTCGGCTCCTTCTGCGTCAACGTCCTGGCAGAGGACCAGGCCCCGATCAGCGACCGGTTCGCCCGGGCCGGGGGCGGTAGGTTCGAGGGGGTGGAATGGACATGTTCCGCAGGCGGCCTGCCGGTGCTGCACGGGGTCGCCGCGTGGATCGAATGCGGTCTCCGGTCGGAGTACCCCGGCGGGGACCACACCATTGTCCGGGGCGACGTACGCCGGCTCGGCGCGATCCCCGGCAGTCATCCTCTGCTGTATTTCCGCGGACAGTACACCCGGATCGCCGAACCGCCCGCAGATCCGGGCGGCCCGGATATATGA
- a CDS encoding dihydroorotate dehydrogenase, with the protein MSAAHVLGMRIRNTVIVGSGLLTDQERNIRRLLETGAGAVVTKTIHPSPPTDLDERLVRLPTGMLNSTTYSKRPVGSWLAALRSFAQDDLPVIASLHAGSPEELGALAAEVQTTGCRALELGISCLNEESGLEEDTPDRVHAYTSVTRSRTSLPFSVKLAVGEGLADRTRAALAGGADAVTVSDTIPGAAISPATGEPELGGAFGYSGPGIKPLVLAAIWRLRARGFDLPILGCGGVASGRDVADYLAVGANAVQVYTALHTDMHATLDRIVTESAGITAAALEETS; encoded by the coding sequence GTGTCCGCTGCTCACGTTCTGGGCATGAGGATCAGGAACACGGTGATCGTCGGGTCCGGGCTGCTCACCGACCAGGAGCGCAACATCCGCAGGCTTCTCGAGACCGGAGCCGGCGCGGTCGTCACCAAGACCATCCATCCCAGCCCGCCCACGGACCTCGACGAGCGGCTCGTACGGCTGCCCACGGGCATGCTCAACAGCACCACGTACTCGAAACGACCGGTCGGCAGCTGGCTGGCGGCACTTCGCTCCTTCGCACAGGACGATCTGCCGGTCATCGCCTCCCTGCACGCCGGCTCGCCCGAGGAACTGGGCGCGCTCGCGGCGGAGGTGCAGACGACCGGTTGCCGGGCGCTCGAACTCGGCATCTCCTGCCTGAACGAGGAGTCGGGTCTCGAGGAGGACACTCCCGACCGCGTCCACGCCTACACCTCCGTCACGCGTTCCCGTACGTCGCTGCCCTTCTCCGTGAAGCTGGCCGTCGGTGAGGGGCTGGCGGACCGGACACGCGCCGCGTTGGCGGGCGGGGCCGACGCCGTCACGGTGAGCGACACGATCCCAGGAGCCGCGATCTCCCCGGCCACGGGTGAGCCGGAGCTGGGGGGCGCCTTCGGCTACTCCGGCCCCGGCATCAAACCGCTCGTGCTGGCGGCGATCTGGCGACTGCGGGCCCGTGGTTTCGATCTCCCGATCCTGGGCTGCGGAGGCGTGGCGTCGGGGCGCGACGTCGCCGACTACCTGGCCGTCGGTGCCAATGCCGTACAGGTCTACACGGCTCTGCACACGGACATGCACGCGACACTGGACCGCATCGTCACCGAGTCCGCCGGGATCACGGCCGCTGCCCTGGAGGAGACCTCGTGA
- a CDS encoding creatininase family protein, producing MSPEPPQVAAFDELTSPQVRESVSSYRTLVWPIGATEQHGPHLPLSVDSILAEEFARQIAADLGGLTLPVQPVAARSLPQSGGGLSFPGTLYVRGDTLVRFLRDAFASLLTLPFLRLVVVNGHYENEPFIFEALDQLRQDGAAEGKEIFAFSWWSVVQESWLTAEFPSFPGWHAEHAGLTETSLMLYLRPDLVRDDRPDHDHPPRNGVYLHPIDTERTTNHGILSPTSGSSAALGEKLFRHVTEEAVGLIRDGDGLLFARTRPDRRAAAAESGGKTRDA from the coding sequence GTGAGCCCCGAACCGCCACAGGTGGCCGCGTTCGACGAACTCACCAGCCCTCAGGTCAGGGAGAGCGTCTCCTCCTACCGCACACTGGTCTGGCCGATCGGGGCCACGGAGCAGCACGGCCCGCACCTGCCGCTCTCCGTGGACTCCATCCTGGCCGAGGAGTTCGCCCGCCAGATCGCCGCGGACCTGGGCGGACTCACCCTTCCCGTCCAGCCGGTCGCGGCCCGCTCGCTGCCGCAGAGCGGTGGTGGCCTCTCCTTCCCCGGCACGTTGTACGTGCGGGGCGACACACTCGTCCGATTCCTGCGGGACGCGTTCGCCTCTCTGCTGACGCTGCCCTTCCTCCGCCTGGTCGTGGTCAACGGGCACTACGAGAACGAACCGTTCATCTTCGAGGCCCTGGACCAGCTGCGGCAGGACGGAGCGGCCGAGGGGAAGGAGATCTTCGCCTTCAGCTGGTGGAGCGTCGTCCAGGAGTCCTGGCTCACCGCCGAGTTCCCGTCCTTCCCGGGCTGGCACGCCGAGCACGCCGGGCTGACCGAGACGAGTCTGATGCTCTACCTGCGCCCGGACCTGGTGAGGGACGACCGGCCCGACCACGACCACCCGCCCCGCAACGGTGTGTACCTGCACCCCATCGACACGGAACGGACCACCAACCACGGCATCCTGTCGCCCACGTCGGGCTCGAGCGCGGCCTTGGGGGAGAAGCTGTTCCGGCATGTGACCGAGGAGGCCGTCGGCCTGATCCGGGACGGCGACGGACTGCTGTTCGCCCGCACCCGGCCGGACCGGCGCGCGGCGGCCGCCGAGAGCGGAGGGAAGACGCGTGACGCGTAA
- a CDS encoding NtaA/DmoA family FMN-dependent monooxygenase (This protein belongs to a clade of FMN-dependent monooxygenases, within a broader family of flavin-dependent oxidoreductases, the luciferase-like monooxygenase (LMM) family, some of whose members use coenzyme F420 rather than FMN.), whose translation MTRKFHLAFIFNFTPDDWQGPFGTGGAPWDGKFHTEVAQALERACFDYVIVEDKLMVPESYGGSSEAALRQAMSVPKHDPVPLAVAMGLATSHLGIVATLSTLAYPPFMTARLASTMDSMLGGRFGWNIVTSAETLAAQNFGMTELPPRNVRYEMADEYVDVVRQLFASWDRDAVVLDRENGIYADHTKVRPIHFKGKHFSVRGPLNTVPSPQHRPAFIQAGASPRGRVFAARNADSVIAIANGVDGMREFRADVRRHAEDFGRDPDGVKVLFCVTPVLGETEQDARDKQARMVSSPQFIHDILAQTSALTEIDFAQFDLDKPLPHRLETNGEQGSLDQFQQWGSGKTLRELVADSAGGLVSSVELVGTPDQVATRMGEVMAEVGGDGFMITTPLLRLNRRYVAEVTDGLVPALQRLGLTRTAYATGRTLKENLGEF comes from the coding sequence GTGACGCGTAAGTTCCATCTCGCCTTCATCTTCAACTTCACCCCCGACGACTGGCAGGGCCCCTTCGGCACAGGAGGAGCGCCCTGGGACGGGAAGTTCCACACCGAGGTCGCCCAGGCCCTGGAACGCGCATGCTTCGACTACGTCATCGTCGAGGACAAGCTGATGGTTCCCGAGAGCTACGGCGGATCATCGGAGGCAGCCCTGAGACAGGCCATGTCAGTGCCCAAACACGACCCGGTCCCGTTGGCCGTGGCCATGGGGCTCGCCACCTCCCACCTGGGCATCGTCGCCACCCTGTCCACGCTGGCCTACCCGCCGTTCATGACGGCGCGCCTCGCCTCGACGATGGACAGCATGCTGGGCGGGCGCTTCGGCTGGAACATCGTCACCAGCGCCGAGACCCTGGCGGCACAGAACTTCGGCATGACCGAGCTGCCGCCGCGCAACGTCCGCTACGAAATGGCGGACGAATACGTGGACGTCGTCCGGCAGCTCTTCGCCTCCTGGGACCGGGACGCGGTCGTCCTGGACCGGGAGAACGGCATCTACGCCGATCACACCAAGGTCCGGCCGATCCATTTCAAGGGCAAACACTTCAGCGTGCGCGGACCGCTCAACACCGTGCCCTCGCCCCAGCACCGCCCCGCCTTCATCCAGGCCGGTGCCTCGCCCCGCGGGCGCGTCTTCGCCGCACGCAACGCGGACTCCGTCATCGCCATCGCCAACGGTGTCGACGGCATGCGGGAGTTCCGTGCCGACGTACGTCGGCACGCCGAGGATTTCGGCCGCGACCCCGACGGCGTCAAAGTGCTGTTCTGCGTCACCCCGGTCCTGGGCGAGACCGAGCAGGACGCCCGGGACAAGCAGGCCCGCATGGTGTCCTCCCCGCAATTCATCCACGACATCCTCGCCCAGACCTCGGCGCTCACCGAGATCGACTTCGCGCAGTTCGACCTCGACAAGCCCCTGCCCCACCGGCTGGAGACCAACGGCGAACAAGGATCGCTCGACCAATTCCAGCAATGGGGCAGCGGAAAGACCCTGCGGGAGCTGGTCGCCGACTCCGCCGGCGGCCTGGTGTCGTCGGTGGAACTGGTCGGAACGCCGGATCAGGTGGCGACGCGCATGGGCGAGGTCATGGCGGAGGTCGGCGGCGACGGTTTCATGATCACCACCCCACTGCTGCGCTTGAACCGCCGGTACGTCGCGGAGGTCACCGACGGACTCGTCCCCGCGCTCCAGCGCCTGGGCCTCACCCGTACGGCCTATGCCACCGGCCGCACCCTGAAGGAGAACCTCGGGGAATTCTGA